The genomic region ttttattaagtttgatTTCTATCACACAGCAGATTCTAAAGATATAACTGTGAGATATAAACAACAAGAATTAAGAGTTCCAAACCAAAAATAGGTGCCCTGGGCACCCCCATTTAGAAAGAAGGGTCAAAGTTTTTGGACCTGTAGCTTTACCCGTCCCCCCTTCGTCGGGCGGTGCTTTTGTGGGGGGTGCGCCACCAGAAATCGGGCTTGAAGCTCTCACCTTACCAACGAGCCGACAGCTGATGGCTGTTGGTCATGACTACTACAAAAAAGCTCCAATGAAGATGAATATTTCACATGGAGGAGTGTGCATCTTTATGTTGGGTGTTCTTCTGTCGTGCGATCCGGCGGCTTATGTGCGACCTGTGGCCCACGCCTCCTATTTGTTCAAGGCGGGCGGCGTGAACTCTAATTCGATCCTGGTATTCAATCCCGTCGCTGAGATGCTTAGTTGACTCCTTAACCTTGATAGGAAGATGGCTTATTCAATAATTCGTGCATAAGGGTAAGGAACTTTGGATGAACTAATGCGAATGGCAATGAGATGCTTAAATGAAATTCTTTTAGTTCTAATAAATCAGGAGGAATTTAATGACAGGACATGAATTCAAGTCCTGGATTTTAGAATTGAGAGAGATATTGAGAGAGATCAAGAATTCTCACTATTTTTTAGATTCCTGGACCCAATTCAATTCAGTGGGATCTTTCATTCACATTTTTTCAATGATTACGTGAATTGCTTAAACAATCCCAATCCACCCCTCTTGGGTAGAAGAACCGGGGAGAACAGGCCAATCGGCAGGGGGATTCTGAAATTGCGGAGGCTTGGTTCAACCAAGCCGCTGAGTATTGGAAACAGGCTATAACACTTACTCCTGGGAATTATATTGAAGCACATAATTGGTTGAAAATAACTAGATGTTTCGAATAAAAGATGAGACCTTTtctttattttagttattatttagATAGATTAGAAGATTAGATTGTTttagatatttttttattttattttttatcattaattgTTATCATTCGAATAGATTCATAGGTTCGATAACTTGGAATAGAAGAGATGCATGAGATAAATATTAGATTACATAGAGTCGACGAATGAGATGGGCTCATTAACAATTCACAGACgaaaaaatgaaaaaagagaaagcaTTCACTCCTCTTTTATATCTTGCATCTATAGTATTTTTGCCCTGGTGGATTTCTCTCTCATTTAAAGTCCTGGATTTTAGAATTGAGAGAGATATTGAGAGAGATCAAGAATTCTCACTATTTCTTAGATTTGAAATTGTCAGTTATTTATATTCATCCATATCGAATTCTCTAAAAAAAAGAAATATCATTTTGGCTGGCGCATTATCCATCAAATACTATCCTATAGATCTAGCAATGATGGAATAAAAATTTATACTGAACTTGAATTTTCATTTTTAAGAGATGCAATTAAGAAATGCAACCAGAACGGAATTGATAAAACAGTCTTAGAAATGGAATTCTCCCACTTGGGCTTACTATGCTTTGGGATTTTTTTTAGAATATCAAAACTGAGTTCATGAATTATGGCCAACAAACAGTACGAGCCGCAAGGTATATTGGTCAAGGTTTCATGATTACCTTATCACATGCGAATCGTTTACCTGTAACTATTCAGTACCCCTACGAAAAATTGATCACATCCGAACGTTTTCGAGGCCGAATCCACTTTGAATTTTCTCACTCAAAAGGTGCTGAGTTGGAATCCCATTCTAATTCTAACTAAGGATTCTTGTGGTTCCAGAGGATCCAGCTATAGGAGAACCAGGAATAGAGAGCTTTCCCCCCTTTTCCGCCGACTCTTTGGCCTTAAGGAACGCTGGTTTTAAGAATGAGTGATTGCCCATGGAATAGGATTCACTTTCAAGATGCCTTGGTGGTGAAATGGTAGACAAGCGAGACTCAAAATCTTGTGCTAAATAGCGTGGAGGTTCGAGTCCTCTTCAAGGCATAATTGAGAATGCTCATTGAATGAGCAATTCAATAAGAGAGCTCGGATAGCAATACCGATTCGATCCGAGCTCTCTTGGAATAATCCTAAATGGAATGTAACGACGTAGGGATCCATATGTAAACATAGTATCTATTTAGATACGCTCAAATGACCCCTTATCACAATGGGATTGTATATAACCCTATTTGGGTCTGGACCGGTATGAAATGAACTTATAATCATAGAATTGACTCGATCATCAGATTATAGATTATAAGTTCATAACCCAGGCCCATTTCCATTTTGGGCGGAACAGATCTACTAATTCTGCTTAATGCTCTCGGCTGGGTAGCAGGAGCAACTTTTAATTTATTATGAGCCCAAACGATGAATTCAATAAGTTCTTGCCAATAACCACGTCCACTGAATAAAAACATTAAACTAAAAGCCATACAAAATGAGCGCCTAGGAAAAAAAGGCCATATGCGGATAATGAAGAACCATAAGACTGAATTACCTGGGATGCCTGTGCCCATAAGAAATCGCGAAGCCACCCATTAATAGTAATAGAACTCTGCACAAAGTTTCCTCCCGTGATATGAGTTACTACTCCTTGATCGCTTATACTGCCCCAAACATCTGACTGCATTTTCCAACTGAAATGAAATATGACTACTGAAATTGCATTGTACATCCAGAATAGTCCTAATAAGACATGGTCCCAAACGGATACTTGACATATCCCCCCCTTCCAGGCCCATCACAAGGAAAACGAAACCCAAGATTTGCTTTATCCGGTATCAAATGGGAACTACGAGCAAATAGAACACCTTTCAGAAGTATCAATACCGTCACATGAATCATAAATGCATGAATGTGATGTACCAAAAAATCCACGGTTCCTAATGGAATAGGTAACAAAGCTACCTTGCCACCCACTACTACTAAATCACCCCCCCCCCCCAAGTTAAACTGGTGCTTGCTGTTACATGGAAAAGAATAGAAGAAGCGTCTGACTCCTTCATGCATGCTCCACTTGGCTCAGGTGGATATAGCTCAGTTGGTAGAGCGCCGCTCTTGCAATTGGGTCGTTGCGATTACGGGTTGGATGTCTAATTGTCCAGGCAGTAATGATAGTATCTTGTACCTGAACCGGTGGCTCACTTTTTCTAAGTAATGGGGAAGAGGACCGAAACATGCCACTGGAATTCTTTTAGTTCTAATAAATCATGAGGAACTTAATGACAGGACATGAATTCAAGTCCTGGATTTTAGAATTGAGAGAGATATTGAGAGAGATCAAGAATTCTCACTATTTCTTAGATTCCTGGACCCAATTCAATTCAGTGGGATCTTTCATTGCCATGTATGGTTAGGTTCCATTTGTATACTTGGTGGAATTTGGCATATCTTAACCAAACCCATCGCATAGGCTCGACGAGCACTTGTATGGTTTGGAGAGGCTTACTAAAAAAAATGCCTACGAACGCCACCATCGAGGTGCCAAACCTTCCCGCCGATGTGAGCTCTTGGGGAAGATCAGCCTGTTATCCCTAGAGTAACTTTTATCCATTGAGCGACGGCCCTTCCACTCGGCACCGTCGGATCACTAAGGCTGACTTTCGTCCCTGCTCGACGGGTGGGTCTTGCAGTCAAGCTCCCTTCTGCCTTTGCACTCGAGGGCCAATCTCCATTCCAGCCCGAGGAAACCTTTGCACGCCTCCGTTCAAAAAATGAAGGTATTTCTCGAGCAGGACCAAAAGGATAGTCTGTTTCCTTTCCTAAAACTGTTAAAAAAAAGAATCAAAATCATCTTGTTGCTTTCGATCTCTATCAGAGAGTCGTAGTTCAGATCTGTGGCAAGGTTTTaaatgaaaaggatatatgattttGATCTGAAAACCGTCTCTTAACCAATGTTTAGGAAATTGTTGTCTGATAGAGCCTCCCCCGGTGGACATCTCTCGATTTCGAAATGTATCAAAGCTTCGGGTAGTGAAAAAAATGGGGATCCTGTATTTCCAGGGTTCAATAATTCATTTGTACTAACAACTTATTGTGCCAGGGAAAAGAATAGAAGAAGCGTCTGACTCCTTCATGCATGCTCCACTTGGCTCGGGGGGATATAGCTCAGTTGGTAGAGCGCCACTCTTGCATCTAGGGTGCAGCATTCTACTGCTTCGTCTAGCAGCACGACGCTTATATTGCTCTCCCACAACCCCGTTTTCACGGTTTAGGCTGCTCCCATTTCGCTCGCCGCTACTACGGGAATTGCTTTTGCTTTCTTTTCCTCTGGCTACTAAGATGTTTCAGTTCGCCAGGTTGTCTCTTGCCTGCCCATGGATTCAGCAGCAGTTTGAAAGATTAGCAAATAAAAGTGCTAATGCTACAACCAGGCCATAAATTGTTAAAGCTTCCATAAAAGCTAGACTAAGCAATAAAGTACCTTGTATTTTTCCCTCCGCCTCGGGCTGTCTCGCAATACCTTCTACAGCTTGACCCGCAGCACAACCAAAATGGAAATCGAGTGTTTCGTGGTTCAAAAATGCAGAATCTCGTCTCAATCATCATTTATCAGGACTCTTCGGTGTAAGTTCCTTGGCTTGAACAGGGCATTTAGTCCATGTCGCTATTCCTGCATCCAGAGGGGAGTACGTTCGATGGAATAATTTCTTAGATGTATTACCACGTCCCCAAGGATTAGGCCCACTTTTTACCGGTCAGTGGAATCTTTATGCTCAAAATCCCGAATCAAGCAGTCATTTATTTGGTACCTCCCAAGGAGCAGGAACTGCCATTTTAACCCTTCTAGGGGGATTCCATCTACAAACCCAAAGTTTATGGTTGATTGCTATTTGATGGAAGAATGGGAGATCCTTTTGAACAACCTGTTATAATAGGAAAGCCCTATATCTTGAAATTAATTCATCAAGTTGATGATAAAATACATGGGCGTTCCAGTGGGCATTATTCACGTCTTACACAACAACCCCTTAAAGGAAGGGCCAAGAAAGGCGGACAACGGGTAGGAGAAATGGAGGTTTGGGCTTTAGAGGGGTTTAGTGTTGCTTATATTACTGGAGGCTCGCACGACGGGTTATTAGCTCAGTGGGTAGAGCGCGCCCCTGATAATTGCGTCGTTGTGCCTGGGCTGTGAGGGCTCTCAGCCACATGGATAGTTCAATGTGATAGGTTGATCCTTTAGAATTGGACTCATTTTCTCCTTGAGCGAAGGGTACGAAATAAATCAGATTGATTAAAAGCACTATGTGAAATATTCGGTTTTTTCCTCTTCCTCTATCCCATAGGTACATTGTTTGAATCAATCGAGAACCTTTTCTTATGTCTGAATCAATATTATTCCATTCCAATTCCTTCCCGATAAGAATATTCCAAAGATTTCCATCTTTGGACCGTGGGAGATGGAGTAACTTCCGTGGTCTGTACAAGTATTTTTGTTTCACTAATTACTACTATTCCAGATACGTCATGGTACGGTATTATTTGGACTACAAAAGCAAACCAGATTATAGAGCAAGATCTTATAAGTAATAGTCAATAAATTGGAATTCATTTATCAACAGATTTTTTTATTCCATTTGCATTTATTTCAATAATTCTTTTAGTTGCGTTAATCAGCGCAATTGCTGTATTATACTACAAATGCCCCTCTCGGGATAATGGCTAGGAGGATTTGAAAGCCATTATGGCATTAAGATTTTCAAGGTTTAGCCAAGGCTTAGCTCAGGACCCCACTACTTGTCGTATTTGGTTTGGTATTGCTACCGCGCATGACTTCGAGAGTCATGATGATATTACTGAGGAACGTCTTTATCAGAATATTTTTGCTTCTCACTTCGGGCAATTAGCAATAATTTTTCTGTGGACTTCCGGAAATCTTTTTCACTAGCTTCCTCTCGTCTTTGATTCGAGTAGCTCTTCTCGATTGCTCTCAACCGCTTCAAGCCTCCCCCGGTGGACATCTCTCAATTTTGAAATGTATCAAAGCTTCGGGTAGTAAAAAAATGGGGATCCTGTATTTCCAGTGTTGAATTTCATATTCCAATAAACCCCGTAATCGTAAAAAAGTGGGTTTTTTTATCTATGGGCCTAGCAAAATAAAAATTGGGACAGGATCTCCCCCTCAGGTTTTTTTCAGATTTAGCGAGCATCTGGAATAACTAGCGAATTACAACTCTATTGTACCGCAATTGGTGCATTGATCTTTGCAGAATTAATGCTTTTTGCTGGTTGGTTTCATTATCATAAAGCTGCTCCAAAACTGGCTTGGTTTCAAGATGTAGAATCTATGTTGAATCACCATTTAGCGGGGCTACTAGGGCTTGGGTCTCTCTCTTGGGCGGGGCGATGCCATACGCAAAAGGAAAGAGACTCATAGAATGGCAGAGGCAAATAGAGCTTTTGCACATTTTCGTTAATCTATGAACAGGATCTATACATCTCGATCGGAAAAGAATCAGGAGAAAAAGAAAGAATCGGAATTGATCAATATATTTCTCGAAACAAACGAAAAGGAAACGAAAGATGAAACATAAATCATGGATTAACTAAGCCCTCTCGGGGACTTTCTTAAGAATAAGAAAGAAGAACCTCATGTAAATACCATGGAATAAGCTTTGATCCCATTCATGGAGATTCCATAAATATTCCATTCCAAAAATATTTGCGTCTTATTAGTGTTATAGTAGTAAAAAATAAATTTCTTACTTACCATACTCTCTATTAGTGTTATAGTAGTATATAAAGTTATACTTGACTTTCTAATAAACTTGGTATACTCTTCTATCTTCTTTGTATACTCTTCTATCTTCAATATATGTTGTTAACTCTTTGCCTGTTAGGTAAGAGGATAGCAAGTTACAAATTATGTCTCGGTAGGACATGTATCTCTGTTACTATTACTATGAATATCATAAATGAAGTAGTTAATAGTTAATGGTGGGGTTACCATTATCCTTTTTGTAGTGACGAATCTGGTCATTCACTATGACCCGCTAAGCATCCATGGCTGAATGGTTAAAGCACCCAACTCATAATTGGCGAATTCGTAGGTTCAATTCCTACTAGATACATGCCAATGGGTCCCTCCAATAAGTCTATTAGAATTAGCTCTGTATCAATGAAATCTCATCATCCATAGTGAAAGAACAAAATCAGGATACATACCAATACCTATTACAGGTAAAAAAAAAATGGAGATGGAAACAAATAACTCGCGCGGTCTAAAAGATATTTTAGAAGCTCATAAAGGTCCATTTACGTGCCAGGGTCATAAAGGCCTATATGAGATCCTAACAATGTCATGGAATGCTCAATTATCTCTTAACCTAGCTATGTTAGGCTCTGTAACCATTGTTGTAGCTCACCATATGTATGCCATGCCCCCTTATCCATATCTAGCTACTGACTATGGTACAGTACGTAAATTATAAGTAGAAAAGCAGTAGGAACTAAAATGAACAGTGCAGTAGCAATAAATGCAAGAATATTTACTTCCATAATCTCATTGTTTTTTATTTCACAATAACTCGGGATTTAATCCCATAGAGATGATAAATTTTTCGCCTGTCAATTCAATGAATACATTAACTATCGATGATTTTGAATCGGATCAATATCATGAATAACAATATTTGAGCTATTAAATTAATTCATCATCGAGAATTGAATAGTTGAGTCTTGTATACCCCTAGAGGGACTTGAACCCTCGCTTTCTCCGTGAAAGAGAGATGTCTTAACCACTGGACCATAGGGGCAGCTCTGTGgccatcataatcataacataaataatatcatatcataatatcatatcatAATAGAACTCAATAACTTAATATAACTCAGGCTGAGAGCCACAAAAAGGAGACACATAAGATATAACCCAAACCTATAGCTGCAGAAGTAGGAATAATGGCACCAGAAATAATATTGTTTCCATAAAGTAGAGATCCAGAAACAGGTTCACGAATACCATCAATATCTACTGGAGGAGTAGCAATGAAGGCGATAATAAATACAGAAGTTGCGGTCAATAAGGTAATTCAAGTCTTGGATTTTAGAATTGAGAGAGATATTGAGGGAGATCAAGAATTCTCACTATTTCTTAGATTCCTGGACCGAATTCAATTCGGCGGTTCCATCTATGATTTATCATTCATGGACGTTGATAAGATCCATCCATTTAGCAGCACCTTAGGATGGCATAGCCTTAAAATTAAGGGCGAGGTTCAAATGAGGAATGGCTTACGGTGGATACCTAGGCACCCAGAGACGAAGAAGGGCGTAGTAAGCGAGGAAATGCTTCGGGGAGTTGAAAATAAGCATAGATCCGGAGATTCCCGAATAGGTTAAACTTTCAAACTACTGCTGAATCTATGGGCAGGCAAGAGACAACCTGGCGAACTGAAACATCTTAGTAGCCAGAGGAAAAGAAATCAAAAGCAATTCACGTAGTAGCGGCGAGCGAAACGGGCAGGCTTGGTCCTATTGAAAATGCCAGTGAAAGTAAAGATCCGAATATAAATGATTTGGATAAAAACATTTAGAGTTGGGGTGGTCATGACAATTCCAGTAATGTTGATCTTTTTTTTGGCGTCAAGGACATTCGGAATTTCATCTCTGATGATACTTTTTTAGTTAAAGATAGTAATGGGGACAGTTATTCTATATATTTTGAAAAAGAGCTAATGATATAGAAATACTAAATCTAAAATAGAGTTTAGGTTCGATTCCATAGATAATCTAGATAGGATTGTCTATAATGATAGACAAATGAAAGATTTTCTCAAGATTCTTATTCATCGACTTGATATTTTGAAAATGGGTTGTTGAACTTGAAAATTCACTCATTGAAATTAAATAAGTAAACAATTAAATTAGATTCGGTTGGATGGTACTAACCACGGGAGAGGGATTCTCTAAAAAGCCAAGGTCGTGAGTGGCCAAGAGGGCCTACTTGGAGACTTGGGATCTCAGCAGGAAATGCGAAGGTTGTTTAAAGCCGGCCGGCCGATAGGTGAAAGAAATGTTTCAAAAAGGTAGGTAAACGACGTACAAAAAGTTCACGACCTTCTTTATTTCTAAAGATAGGATGTCCTAACCATCCAACTGCTATTCCATCCCCGTTATCCATTGAGCCCGCCCTGAATAATCCCCCTTTTGCCGGATTATTTCCGATGCAATCATAAAAGGCTAATTTTTCAGGGGAAGATCATCCTGTTATCCCTAGAGCAACTTTTATCCGTTGAGCGACGGCCCTTCCACTCTGCACCGTCGGATCACTAAGGTCGACTTTCGTCCCTTTTATCTTATCTGATTTTTTCACAAACTGAACTAAATCAAGTTCAAAATCCTTTTGTGACCCAGATAAAGATAAGATGTGGCATAGATCATAGTTGCAGAAAGATTACTTAACCTCAGGTTAAACAAAATATGAAAAGAAAATACATATAAAACGAGGGGGTGCTTAACCTATAGGTATGTATGTCCGACTGTTGCTGAGCAGTTTTTGGATATCAAACGGACCTCCCCAGAAGATAATTTTAATGTGGCTGATTTCCCTTCTTTTGCAATAAGTTTCGCTACAGCACCCGCTGCTCCAGTTGTTTTTTTTTGGAATTGAGAGAATACCCCAAATGAATTTGACTTTAGTCCGTTTGTTTCTGAAGTAACTCGCATCAACTAGCACTAAGTAGTAAGATCTCACTAATAACATTAACATAACATACCCTTCGTATGATCTCACTAAAAGCATCTAAGTAGTAAGCCCACCCCAAGATGAGTACTCTCATATTCCGACTTCCCTAGAGCCTCCGGTAGCACAGCCGAGACAGCGACGGGTTCTCTGCCCCTGTGGGGATGGAGCGACAGAAGTTTTGAGAATTCAAGAGAAGGTCACAGCGAGACGAGCCGTTTATCATTACGATAGGTGTCAAATGGAAGTGCAGTGATGTATGCAGCTGAGGCATCCTTGGTAAAGTTACCAAACAGGAAAAAGATTTGTTTGATATATGGATGACTGGTTACGTAGGGACCATTTCGTTTTTGTAGGCTGGTCTGGCCTATTGATCTTTCCTTGTACCTATTTCGCTGTAGGGGGCTGGTTCACAGGTACAACCTTTGTAACTTCATGGTATACCCATGGATTTGCTAGTTCCTATTTGGAAGGCTGCAATTTCTTAACAGCCGCAGTGTCTACTCCTGCTAAACTATTGGTATGTATCCTGATTTTGTTCTTTCACTATCAGTTGACAAGGTTGAAGGTATTCTATTGAAACTTGATGAGTCGATCCACCTACACGTCTTGCTTTTACTGCTATACCCAGAGTTACTCCATATATTGCTTGACGTAAAACAGATAGTGGATTTGTTTCTGTCTTTTGTTGAATCTTTTTCACGGCTCGATAGATAATTTGATAAGCCAATGATTTTTTTTCCGTATTTTGGCCAAAATACCTTGACTCCTCGATACTCAATCAAATCCTCTTCGTTGACGATTGAATTCAGTTCTCTGGTCTCATATTTAGTAAGTCCCGAGCTCTTTCTGATATAGCGAGGATCATCGAAATAAGCAAGAATACTATTTCTACGGAGAATACCATTTCTGGGGATTTCAATTGAGATACCTGAAGAAGGTATTAGTTGGTTCTCATCTTGTTGAATTTATTCGAGTGGGATGATAACTCTATTTCTTCTCCTCTTTGCCAATAAATAAGAATTCCCCTCGAGAATGGCCGGATATCTAAGATTACAACGACCAATACATGTCATTCGATTAAGTTCTGAATAATTAGGAATCCCATCTCCTATTTGATTTTTCTAGGAGAACCCAAGTACTCTCTTTCGGATTCAGGAAAGAACTCTCATAGAGCTTTTTTCCTTTTGGAAGATACAGGAGCGAAACAATCAACCTATTGATATTCGAAGACACAACGGATTCTTCCAATGTATCATTTCTGGGTCCAACAGAATTCATAGGTATAGGAAGAAGCCCTATCAAATAGAGATTTTTCTTTCGACCATATTTCGATTATTAATACGATATATAAGGAGCGAAAAGGGTTTTCCATGAGATGGGAAATGAAAACTATTTGCCCCAGAAGCAGTTTGTGAATAAGTGTAAGTGATTGTCTGATAATGAGCAAGGAATATCCGAGCTTGGTAGTTTCCACCGCCTGTCCAGAGTTGAGCCCTGAGATTTGATGGCGGACTTAAAAAGCCACCTACAGACGCTTTACGCCCAATCATTCCGGATAACGCTTGCATCCTCTGTATTACCGCGGTTGCTGGCACAGAGTTAGCCGATGCTTATTCCCCAGATACCGTCATTGCTTCTTCTCCAGGAAAAGAAGTTCATGACAGACGCCTTTCTTCTATATTTTTCGAGAAAGAGAATTGATATATGACCTATTCGAAGCTACCACCGGTATGCGAATGATGCATAATTTTTTTCGTATCGGCGGAGTCGCTGCTGATTTACCTCATGGCTGAATCCAATTTGCATTTCATCCGGGAAAAGCCATCTTTTTCTCAACAATGCCTTTGTCATTTGATCCAATAGTGTTCCGTTAGATAGGAACAGATTTGATAAATACTGATAACTCTCGGATAGAGTATTAGAACGGAAAGATCCATTAGATAATAAATGATTGATTCTAAGCCATCTCTGGCGATTAATCAACAATTCGAAGTGCTTTTCTTGCGTCTTCTTGATAAACCAGCGTTTATATAGAGATGTAGGAGGATTTGTTTGGGGAGTAAGAAGCCCCTTTGAATCTCTTCATCTGCAAATAATTCTCGGTGTGAAAACACAGAGACAAAGGGCTGAGCTTTGAATAGGAAAAACCTTGCGGTAATGATTCCTCTGGCATTACGACCTTTACCACAATGATGCTGTCCATAGATCAAATTATTTCGTGGATTGGATTTCACTTGACTGTCTACGGTTCCATTGCGTGTGCTCGGGGTAGAAGTTTTGTATAAATTTATCGCCATGCTATTAAGTATTTTAATTTAAGTTCTTTTCTTTCTAAGAGGTGGAATAGAATAACCCGGTTGAAGCGTAATGATCATACGTCTGTAATGCATTGTCTGTCCCATAATGGGTCCCCCTACAGCGAAATAGGCACAAGGAAAGAGCAATAGGCCAGACCAGCCTACAAAAACGAAACGATCCTTACGTAACCAGTCATCCATAATATCAAACAAATCTTTTTCCTGTTTGGTAACTTTGTTTTCGGGGCCTCTAATGAATTACAGATAGAGTTCGAAAAGGTCAAATCTTTGATGATTCCATCATCTATGATTGAGTTGCGAAAACTTCTGGATAGGTATCCTACATCTGAACCGAATTCTTTCTGGTTAAAGAATCTCTTTCTAGTTGCTCTGAAACAATTAGAAGATTCTCTAGGTGGCAGCGTGCTATTGGGTGGGGGTCACACCAAATCAATACGCTCTAAGAAGAAATGCGTTCCTCGTCATTAATATGTTTGATCGCGGTAATTGTGGCCTCTCGGGAGAATCGATGACTGCATCTTTGATGCACTGCTAGTACTAGTATATCTGAGAATTCAATTTTATTATAAATGATatgatatatttaaatttattagaGTTTATTAGATTAGAGTATTTACTAATTTTATTTTATAATGAAATTTAAATTATAGTAAGATAATAGATAGATATAGAATAGAATATACTTCTCTTGAATTCTCAAAACTTCTATCGCTCCATCCCCGCAGGGGCAGAGAACCCGTCGCTGTCTCGGTTGTGCTACCGGAGGCTATGGGGAAGTCGGAATAGGAGAGCACTCATCTTGGGGTGGGCTTACTACTTAGATGCTTTCAGCAGTTATCAGCTCCGCACTTGGCTACCCAGCGTTTACCGTGGGCACGATAACTGGTACATGATTTTCTTTTAGTCTTTCTGGGATTTGGTCTTATATTAGGGGCTCTGGGAGTAGTATTACTTCCTAATCCCATTTATTCTGCCTTTT from Rutidosis leptorrhynchoides isolate AG116_Rl617_1_P2 chromosome 9, CSIRO_AGI_Rlap_v1, whole genome shotgun sequence harbors:
- the LOC139868034 gene encoding cytochrome c biogenesis CcmF C-terminal-like mitochondrial protein, giving the protein MAKGSQGMRCPGHPHLERRVKVFGPVALPVPPSSGGAFVGGAPPEIGLEALTLPTSRQLMAVGHDYYKKAPMKMNISHGGVCIFMLGVLLSCDPAAYVRPVAHASYLFKAGGVNSNSILVFNPVAEMLS